Within Myceligenerans xiligouense, the genomic segment CCGAGACCACCGTGCACTCACCCGGAGCAACCTCCGACGGGTCGACCGACAGCGTCGGATCGATACCGTCCACCGGCGTCACCGTCAGCGGAGTCTCGGCCGGCGTACCGGTCTCGTCGTCCGTGCCGATGACGGTGTACTCGCCCGGCTCGGTCTCGTCCATGATCACGGCGGGAAGCACGAAGCTGCCCGTCTCGTCCGTGGTGGCGGTCACCGGGTCACCGACGGGGTTGCCGTCGGGGTCGACGAGCTGGACCGACACCGTGCTGTCGGGCGTGTAGCCGTCGCCGATGATGTCCGTGGTGTCGCCCGGAGCGACGGTGTCCGGGTCGGCGACGATCGTCGGATCGATCTCGTCGGCCGGGTTGACCACCAGCGGGGTCTCGGCCGACTCGTCGGTCTCGTCATCCGTGCCGATCACCGTGTGGTCACCCGGCTCGGCGTCCTCCGGAACGCACAGGTCCACGGTGAACGCCCCCGTGTCGTCCGTCTCGGCCTCGATCGACTCACCGACCGGGTTGCCATCGACGTCGGTCAGCTGCACCGTGACCGTCGAGTTCGGCGTGTAGCCCTCACCCGACACCACCGTGCACTCACCCGGCACCACCTCGGTCGGGTCGACCGAGATCGACGGACCGCCGTCCCCGTCGGTCACCGCCAGCGCGGCCTCCGCCGGGGTACCCGTCGTGTCGTCGGTGCCGACAACCGTGAAGTCGCCCGGCTCGGCGTCCTCGGGAACGGTGAGCGGCGTCGTGAACATGCCGTCCGCGTCCGTCGGAACATCCTCGATCGGGTCACCCACGGAGTTGCCGTCAGCGTCCACGAGCTGGACCGTCACGGTGCTGTCAGGCGTGTAGCCCTCACCCGTCACGTCCGTGCTCTCCCCCGGAGCCACCTCCGACGGATCCACCGACAACGCCGGATCGATCTCGTCGGCCGGCGTGACCGTCAGCGGAGTCTCCGCCGGGGTACCGGTGGTGTCGTCCGTGCCGACGACGGTGAAGTCACCTGGCTCGGCGTCCTCCGGAACGCACAGGTCCACGGTGAACGCGCCCGCCGCGTCCGTCGGAGCGGTGATCAGGTCCCCCACGAAGTTCCCGTCGGCGTCGGTCAGCTGCACCGTGACCGTCGAGTTCGGCGTGTAGCCCTCACCCGACACCACGGTGCACTCACCCGGAGCGACCTCGGTCGGGTCGACCGAGATCGTCGGCTCGATCGCGGACGGCGTCACCGCCAGCGGAGTCTCCGCCGGGGTGCCGGTGGTGTCGTCGGTGCCGATCACCGTGTGCTCACCCGGCGCGGTGTCGTCCGGAGCACACAGGTCGGCCGTGAACGCACCAGTGTCGTCCGTCTCGGCCTCGATCGACTCACCGATGGGGTTGCCGTCGGCGTCGGTCAGCTGCACCGTCACCGTCGAGTCAGGCGTGTAGCCCTCACCCGACACCACGGTGCACTCACCCGGAGCGACCTCGGTCGGGTCGACCGAGATCGTCGGCTCGATGGCGGCGGTCCCGCACGCGTCGATCCGGACACCGGAGTTGCCCAGGCCGATGCTGCCGAGGTCGCCCTGCACCAGGCCGAGCCAGAGGGCGGAGACCTCGAGCGACGCGAGCGCTTCGTCGCCCGTGCCGGTCGTGCAGGTCGCCGTCTCCTGGTGGTTGATCTGCAAGGAGATGAACTGCGTGATCACGTCGAACACCGGCGACAGCGCGGTGCCGACGGTCTCCGTGACCAGGCCCGTCTTGATGTCCGTGATCAACAACTCGAACACCTGGGCGCCCTCGTCGCTGATGAGGAAGTCGTAGACGGTCGCGAAGACCGGCGACAAGAGGGCGCCGCCGGTGTTGATCGTCGTGGCCAGCGTCGTGCAGAGCAGCGTCGCGGTCACACCGGAGCAGTTCTGCTCGACCGGCGCGAGGTTCCCGCTGGCCGCGTCGGCCAGGTTGACCGTCCACGACACGTCGACGACGTCGCCGGGGAGCGGGCCTTCCTGGTACCACTCGCAGCTGATCGTGACGGCGTCCAGCGACTCCTCGACGGCGGTCGCCATGATCTGGACGGCTTCCTCCATCAGCTCGTGCACGCCCTCGGCGATCTGCGGATACGTCTGATCGTCGATGACCTCGTAGTTCGGCGCGAGACCGTTCATCCCCGCGTCGTCACCGCCGGCCCACGGGTCGTTGCCCTCGACCAGGTGCTCCAGGTGGATCTCCGCCTGGCCCGTGGAGAAGTCGATCGTGACGAGCTGGTTCGCCGACGTGAGCGGCTCACCCACCACGGCGTTGACGATCGTGTCCTGCATGTTGGAGTCGACCGAGCAGTCCGGAGCCGGAAGGCCGGGGATGTCCAGCGCGGCCACCAGGTCCGTCACGCTGAAGACCTCGTCGACCAGGTCCTCGACCGCGGTGTCCACCTGACCACCCAGATCGTAGATCTGTGCGGCGGCGTCCTCGATCACCGGCGAGTGCATCAGCAGGGACGCGTCGCCCAGGACGTACTGCCCGGGGCCGGTCACTCCGCCGTCCGGGTCCAGGAACACGCCGTCCTCGGCGATCACCTCGGAGCCCACCGCACCGAGCTGGAGGTCGAGCTGGTCGACAGCCAGGTCGGTGATCCCGCTCGCGCCGGTGGCGTCCGCGAGCGCCAGGAGGTCGAGCGTCGTCGTCCCCCAGTCGCCCTCCGCCGTCCCGTCGATCGTCACGCCACCGTCGGGGCCGATCACCCCGGTGGCGGCCCGGCCGTCGACCGGCGAGCCGGCCTCGCTCGTGCTGGCGAGTGCCCCGAGCTGGCCGAGGTCCATGAACTCGTCCACGGGCAGCGAGACGTCCCCGAGCTGCAGCAGCTGGGATCCGAGCACGTCGACGTCCAGGTTCTCGGTGTTGGGGCCCGGGTCGGTGTCCCAGCCCGCCACCGACGTGGCGCCGCCCAGCAGCTCCTGCTCCATCAGCTCGGACATCAGCACGCTGGCCCCCGCCTCGGCGGGGTCGTCAGGATAGGTGTCGAGCGCCGCCTGTGCGGGAACGCTCAAGCCGGCGACGCACAGCGCGGCACCGGCACCGATCGCGACCGGACGTTGCCATGTGGCACGACCTCGCAATCGGCGTCGTCGTGAAGGCAAAGGTGTTCGCCTCAAAGGAACTCACTCCTCACAGGTTTCGCCGTCTGGGCGGCGGCGGAATGACGACGGGACCCGAAAAACTCACACGAGTCCCGCGTTCAGCGAACACAAGATCCG encodes:
- a CDS encoding choice-of-anchor G family protein, whose amino-acid sequence is MSVPAQAALDTYPDDPAEAGASVLMSELMEQELLGGATSVAGWDTDPGPNTENLDVDVLGSQLLQLGDVSLPVDEFMDLGQLGALASTSEAGSPVDGRAATGVIGPDGGVTIDGTAEGDWGTTTLDLLALADATGASGITDLAVDQLDLQLGAVGSEVIAEDGVFLDPDGGVTGPGQYVLGDASLLMHSPVIEDAAAQIYDLGGQVDTAVEDLVDEVFSVTDLVAALDIPGLPAPDCSVDSNMQDTIVNAVVGEPLTSANQLVTIDFSTGQAEIHLEHLVEGNDPWAGGDDAGMNGLAPNYEVIDDQTYPQIAEGVHELMEEAVQIMATAVEESLDAVTISCEWYQEGPLPGDVVDVSWTVNLADAASGNLAPVEQNCSGVTATLLCTTLATTINTGGALLSPVFATVYDFLISDEGAQVFELLITDIKTGLVTETVGTALSPVFDVITQFISLQINHQETATCTTGTGDEALASLEVSALWLGLVQGDLGSIGLGNSGVRIDACGTAAIEPTISVDPTEVAPGECTVVSGEGYTPDSTVTVQLTDADGNPIGESIEAETDDTGAFTADLCAPDDTAPGEHTVIGTDDTTGTPAETPLAVTPSAIEPTISVDPTEVAPGECTVVSGEGYTPNSTVTVQLTDADGNFVGDLITAPTDAAGAFTVDLCVPEDAEPGDFTVVGTDDTTGTPAETPLTVTPADEIDPALSVDPSEVAPGESTDVTGEGYTPDSTVTVQLVDADGNSVGDPIEDVPTDADGMFTTPLTVPEDAEPGDFTVVGTDDTTGTPAEAALAVTDGDGGPSISVDPTEVVPGECTVVSGEGYTPNSTVTVQLTDVDGNPVGESIEAETDDTGAFTVDLCVPEDAEPGDHTVIGTDDETDESAETPLVVNPADEIDPTIVADPDTVAPGDTTDIIGDGYTPDSTVSVQLVDPDGNPVGDPVTATTDETGSFVLPAVIMDETEPGEYTVIGTDDETGTPAETPLTVTPVDGIDPTLSVDPSEVAPGECTVVSGEGYTPDSTVTVQLVDVDGNPVGESIEAETDDTGAFTVDLCVPEDAEPGDGAVIGTDDTTGTPAEAPLTVTDGDGGGPGDIDPTLTADPSMVAPGEATELTGEGYTPDSSATVQLVDADDNPVGDPIEDVPTDEDGMFTMPLLVPEDAELGDHLVIGIDDTTDTPAEAPLMVHDGHHGGGHACDNPALFATTEVVTVGDDVLVTGMGFEAGAEVEVQLHGPDGEPLGDPVMVTVNEQCGFQVTITVPEGSDPGLHEIIATPEDGGDGASVPIAVCGPEGVARALDAWFEHETVEPGDSQTFYASGFEPGEVVVGLIHSSPVALQGTAADEDGVVSWTFMVPADFTPGPHVGIATSTVHGDHAVAGFDVVVYDDNGDGNGSGDGENGHGKGHGKGHGHGHGHGYGNGSGASGNGDGGGHLAATGADASMLAAMSFLLLAAGAVLIRRRQVMSR